In Prunus dulcis chromosome 1, ALMONDv2, whole genome shotgun sequence, the following are encoded in one genomic region:
- the LOC117620035 gene encoding uncharacterized protein LOC117620035, with amino-acid sequence MPGNDPEVISHKLTISPAYKPVRQKRRSYDAERYEAMRTEVDKIQTIGFIREATYPVWLANSVMVRKTTGGWRMCQDYTDLKKACPKHSFSLPRIDQLVDATAGHELLSFMDAYSGYNQIFMHPPDSEHTAFITDKGLYCYNVMPFGQKNAGATYQRLVNKIFAGHIGNIMEVYVDDTSVLIRKPEKAELPIFYVSKALQSAELRYPPLEQLALALVVSARRLRPYFQAHGIKVLTNQPLRQVLQKPEISGRLIKWAIELGEFDIQFVPRPAEKGQAVADFISELTPSTAQPTPEEVTETVLPDELNAERFDSSTPIWVLHVDGSANQQGCGAGLVLTTPDGLKIEYALRFDFRTSNNEAEYEALLAGLRLAKSMNAKQIRIHSDSQLIVNQVTADFAAKDASMYAYLSTAHRLLRSFQAYEIKQIPRGENSHADALARLASAIKDKVGRKVPVEILARPSTVASEACAVRYEDTWMSHIYLYLKNGTFPEDKAHARNLRYRSARYTVINDVLYKHGYTTPYLKCLTA; translated from the exons ATGCCCGGCAACGACCCGGAGGTCATCAGCCATAAACTCACCATTTCCCCCGCTTATAAGCCCGTGAGGCAGAAGCGCCGATCATACGATGCCGAACGGTACGAAGCAATGCGCACGGAAGTCGATAAAATTCAAACCATCGGCTTCATCCGGGAGGCAACGTATCCGGTATGGCTGGCAAATTCTGTGATGGTGAGAAAGACCACCGGCGGGTGGCGAatgtgccaagactatacCGATCTCAAGAAGGCCTGCCCGAAGCACAGCTTTTCGTTACCACGCATAGACCAGCTCGTGGACGCCACTGCCGGCCACGAGCTGCTGAGCTTTATGGATGCCTATTCCGGCTATAAtcagatattcatgcaccctccCGATAGCGAACACACCGCATTCATAACGGACAAGGGGTTGTACTGTTataatgtcatgccgttcggtcAGAAGAACGCGGGGGCAACATATCAAAGACTCGTTAACAAAATCTTCGCCGGTCACATCGGCAACATCATGGAGGTCTACGTTGACGACAC CTCGGTATTGATTCGGAAACCAGAGAAGGCAGAGTTACCAATTTTCTATGTCAGCAAGGCACTCCAGAGTGCTGAACTTCGGTATCCCCCATTAGAGCAGCTGGCTCTAGCCCTTGTCGTCTCGGCACGAAGACTTCGGCCATACTTTCAGGCACACGGGATCAAAGTCCTGACCAACCAACCGCTCCGGCAAGTGCTCCAGAAACCAGAAATTTCTGGCCGattgatcaaatgggcgatcgAACTCGGGGAATTCGACATACAGTTCGTCCCGAGGCCCGCCGAAAAGGGCCAGGCTGTCGCCGATTTTATCTCCGAGCTCACCCCATCAACGGCACAGCCGACGCCCGAGGAGGTTACCGAGACCGTCTTGCCGGACGAGCTGAACGCCGAACGGTTTGACAGCTCAACTCCAATATGGGTTTTGCACGTCGATGGCTCGGCAAACCAGCAAGGATGCGGAGCAGGCTTGGTGCTGACAACACCGGACGGACTCAAGATCGAGTACGCCCTCCGATTCGACTTCCGGACCTCCAACAATGAAGCGGAATATGAAGCCCTCTTGGCCGGCCTTCGGTTAGCCAAGAGCATGAATGCAAAGCAAATCCGAATTCACAGCGACTCCCAACTCATTGTGAACCAGGTAACGGCAGACTTCGCCGCCAAGGATGCCTCCATGTACGCCTACCTTTCAACCGCCCATCGGCTACTCCGAAGTTTCCAAGCATACGAGATCAAACAGATCCCCAGAGGCGAAAACAGCCATGCCGATGCACTGGCACGCCTGGCTTCGGCAATAAAAGACAAGGTCGGGAGAAAGGTACCGGTGGAGATTCTTGCCCGACCGAGCACGGTAGCCTCCGAAGCGTGTGCCGTACGGTATGAGGATACATGGATGTCTCATATCTACTTGTACCTGAAGAACGGCACCTTTCCTGAGGACAAGGCCCATGCGCGGAATCTTAGATACCGATCAGCAAGATACACAGTCATCAACGATGTGCTCTACAAACATGGCTACACCACCCCATACCTCAAATGCCTTACGGCATAG
- the LOC117614207 gene encoding putative disease resistance protein RGA3: MCWMSGTQTFSNNRLRSKKEGDPNALVTKKKVRFSSLSSCFCFGKASRVILHRDIALKIKYLNDKLTEIYEERKKYQFLLKELGVQPQQPQRPQTAPYVNMSEIFGREKEQDILITKLLGDSSEEEKRHLIIPIVGMGGIGKTTLTQLAYNDDRVKTHFHMRQWVCVSDPFDEIKIAKAISGDDAPNSNEWGEVLQSMSRSIQGKRFLLVLDDVWTNDPKKWEQLKVPLIQSGAKGSRILVTTRKLEVANMMRATRNMINLQELSDEYCLSIFNHMAFPDGDVQEFGDISKEIVKKCKGLPLAAKTLGSLMQNKTKMGEWKEVLNSKIWDLEKVEQEVFQPLFLSYYDLSPTIKSCLLYCAIFPKDHMFR; encoded by the coding sequence ATGTGTTGGATGAGTGGAACACAGACATTCTCAAACAACAGGTTGAGAAGCAAGAAAGAAGGTGATCCAAATGCTCTTGTTACAAAGAAGAAGGTACGTTTCTCTAGTTTATCCagttgcttttgttttggcaaAGCCAGTCGGGTGATTCTTCACCGTGACATTGctctgaaaataaaatatctgaATGATAAGTTAACTGAGATTTatgaggaaagaaaaaagtaccAGTTTCTATTGAAAGAATTAGGCGTTCAACCTCAACAACCTCAACGACCTCAAACTGCACCTTATGTCAACATGTCTGAGATATTTGGTCGCGAAAAGGAACAGGATATTTTGATAACAAAGTTGTTGGGTGATAGtagtgaagaagaaaagaggcaCCTTATCATCCCTATTGTAGGGATGGGAGGCATAGGAAAAACAACTTTAACCCAACTAGCCTATAATGATGACCGAGTCAAAACCCATTTTCATATGAGGCAATGGGTTTGTGTTTCAGACCCTTTTGATGAGATTAAGATCGCCAAAGCCATTAGTGGCGATGACGccccaaattcaaatgaatgGGGTGAGGTCTTGCAAAGTATGTCTAGATCCATCCAGGGCAAAAGATTTCTCCTAGTCCTGGATGATGTATGGACCAATGATCCTAAAAAGTGGGAACAATTAAAAGTACCATTAATCCAAAGTGGGGCTAAAGGCAGCAGAATACTGGTGACCACAAGAAAACTAGAGGTTGCTAATATGATGAGAGCAACAAGAAACATGATCAATCTGCAAGAGTTGAGTGATGAATATTGTTTGTCAATCTTCAATCACATGGCCTTTCCAGATGGGGATGTACAAGAGTTCGGAGATATTAGTAAGGAAATTGTAAAGAAGTGTAAAGGTTTGCCTCTTGCTGCAAAGACTTTAGGTAGTCTCATGCAGAATAAGACAAAAATGGGAGAATGGAAAGAAGTTTTGAATAGTAAGATATGGGATCTAGAGAAGGTCGAGCAAGAAGTTTTCCAACCCTTATTCCTAAGTTATTATGATTTGTCCCCAACAATTAAATCTTGCCTTTTATATTGTGCTATTTTTCCTAAAGATCATATGTTTCGCTGA
- the LOC117616353 gene encoding protein WVD2-like 7: MATYTEFHQPDIASDRQHSQDVSISQILDHGSISFGRFAVESLAWEKWSVFRHNRCQEELEMYKSNGLVAQKKAYFEDYYKRVRGLKALEVQHQETTQPDPCPDVKINTMQLVYENCHDLSKQKTCGNDTVANSDSSLGTIVDKPRQAKQQPLNDCNDNTDKVIMADEANNTLSNVEPEQARIDASLSSTPSVTSSSRAAQHDSLVSDADKPKKHAPPVLKAKVNAALPRNKSKLDCRITKDSVMSLEKSKPRPLHITSKRDNHLLPSKCNTRGAASKNNSNHVSSRKKLTEVCSSATVPHPSSTRSRLVPSYPSGRSDPEKANSNEKKLVDRLPTNLPVHARSVQNTSNEKSIACGFKNMAVEKRSCIGVSRKPTDLGNQQMRRKVGQSENQRPKSMFTNNPARVNSERKNYGKERKEKEGKEENNAANRRYPKPTSTATSSVHKNVKVVHKIAELKSGILPRA; the protein is encoded by the exons atggCGACTTACACTGAATTTCATCAGCCTGATATAGCTTCAGACCGTCAACACTCCCAG GACGTATCTATCTCTCAAATTTTGGATCATGGTTCGATATCCTTTGGAAGATTTGCTGTAGAATCACTGGCATGGGAAAAATGGTCTGTTTTTCGGCACAACAGGTGTCAGGAGGAGCTTGAAATGTACAAGTCCAATGGATTGGTTGCCCAAAAGAAGGCCTACTTCGAAGACTATTACAAAAGAGTTAGAGGTCTTAAGGCATTGGAAGTGCAGCACCAAGAAACCACCCAACCTGATCCTTGCCCGGATGTGAAGATTAACACCATGCAACTGGTTTATGAGAATTGTCATGACTTGTCCAAACAGAAAACGTGCGGAAATGATACAGTTGCTAATTCAGATTCGTCATTGGGTACCATAGTGGATAAACCGAGACAAGCTAAGCAACAACCATTGAATGACTGTAATGACAATACGGATAAGGTTATCATGGCAGATGAAGCCAATAATACTTTATCTAATGTTGAACCAGAACAAGCTAGAATTGATGCTTCCTTATCATCCACTCCATCAGTCACTAGTAGCTCCAGAGCTGCCCAGCATGATAGCCTTGTCTCTGACGCTGACAAGCCAAAGAAACACGCACCTCCTGTATTAAAGGCTAAG GTTAATGCTGCTTTACCTCGAAACAAATCAAAGTTGGACTGCAGAATTACTAAAGATTCTGTTATGTCATTGGAGAAGTCAAAACCACGCCCACTGCATATTACTTCCAAAAGGGATAACCATCTTCTTCCTAGCAAGTGCAACACTCGTGGGGCTGCCAGCAAGAATAATTCCAACCATGTTTCGTCACGTAAAAAACTTACTGAAGTTTGCTCCAGTGCCACTGTTCCTCATCCGTCGTCAACAAGAAGTAGATTGGTGCCATCTTATCCTAGTGGTAGAAGTGATCCAGAAAAggcaaattcaaatgaaaaaaaattggttgaTAGGTTACCAACAAATCTACCAGTTCATGCACGATCTGTCCAG AATACATCAAATGAAAAGTCCATTGCTTGTGGCTTTAAGAACATGGCTGTAGAGAAACG GAGCTGTATTGGAGTTTCTAGAAAGCCTACAGATTTGGGAAATCAACAGATGCGACGGAAGGTTGGCCAATCTGAGAATCAAAGACCAAAATCCAT GTTTACGAATAATCCCGCTCGTGTTAACTCTGAGCGCAAGAATTatggaaaggaaagaaaagagaaagag ggaaaagaggaaaataatgCTGCAAACCGAAGATATCCAAAGCCCACCTCAACTGCGACATCCAGTGTTCATAAGAATGTAAAAGTGGTGCATAAG ATTGCAGAATTGAAGTCTGGAATCCTCCCACGTGCTTGA